A region from the Alnus glutinosa chromosome 5, dhAlnGlut1.1, whole genome shotgun sequence genome encodes:
- the LOC133869872 gene encoding cysteine-rich repeat secretory protein 38-like, which translates to MSSVSVYLLTFALLLQTIYGASPLFHFCSSSANFTTNDPYDSNLGKLLGNLYYRTPPQGFALGSVGRDRYKTYGLALCRGDVKATDCRTCVNEATREIHKRCPYNKGAIIWYDNCLLKYVNTDFFGKIDNQNKFYLWNWRDVSEPTSFNQKTRELLSLLAKEASATPKLYAVGEVELEESRKLYGLAQCTRDLSTRNCFKCLDGIIGELPRCCDGKEGGRVVGGSCNIRYEIYPFVTA; encoded by the coding sequence ATGTCTTCCGTCTCTGTCTATCTGCTAACATTTGCTCTCCTTCTCCAAACCATTTATGGAGCCAGCCCTCTCTTCCATTTCTGTTCAAGCTCTGCGAACTTCACCACCAATGACCCTTATGATTCAAACCTCGGAAAGCTCTTGGGCAATCTTTACTACCGAACCCCTCCTCAGGGCTTTGCTCTTGGTTCAGTGGGTCGGGATCGCTACAAAACTTATGGGCTTGCTCTTTGCCGTGGTGACGTTAAAGCCACAGACTGCAGGACTTGTGTTAATGAGGCCACCCGCGAAATTCACAAACGCTGCCCGTATAATAAAGGTGCAATTATATGGTACGATAATTGTCTGTTGAAGTACGTCAACACTGATTTCTTTGGCAAAATTGATAATCAGAACAAGTTCTATCTGTGGAACTGGAGAGATGTTAGCGAGCCCACAAgctttaaccaaaagacaaggGAGTTGTTGAGCCTACTAGCCAAAGAAGCATCTGCGACTCCAAAACTGTATGCAGTTGGAGAGGTAGAGCTCGAAGAATCAAGGAAGCTCTATGGTTTGGCCCAATGCACAAGGGACCTTTCTACACGTAACTGTTTCAAGTGTCTTGACGGTATAATTGGTGAACTTCCTCGTTGCTGTGATGGGAAAGAAGGAGGAAGAGTTGTTGGTGGGAGTTGCAACATAAGATATGAGATTTACCCCTTCGTCACTGCTTAG